The genomic region CGGGGCAGGCCGCGAGAGCAGGTTGACATCAATGAGGTAGACACGCTGATGCTGCACTGCGTCAATAACGCTCCAGCCGGTGCGCGTGACGACTTGCTGCGGGGCGATGCCATCGCCCAGGATGATAACCTGGGGATTGTCTTTAATCACGGCTTCATCGCTGACCTGCGGATACCCGCCGTTGGTGGTATTGTCTGCGAAGATATTCACCCCTCCGGCCTCCTGAATGAGGTCATCCTCCTTTGAGCCAGCGCCTACTGTAAAGGGCGAGCCAGGGGTGCTGTAATCTTCTTCCAGATAGACGGTTGGATGCTGAGATTGGCCTGCCACCTTATTTTTGACGGCGTTGATGCGTTGTTGCAGGTTCGCTACCACTTGCTGGGCTTTAGTCTGCGTCAAAGTAAGCGCGCCGACGATAGAGATATTATGCAGCACATCGCTGAGCGTGTGGGTAAAGGGCAGGTCAACGACATGCAGGCCCAGGCTGACAAGCTTGCTGTCAACATGGCCGCTGAAGCTTCTTTCGGTGATGCCGCTGTCGCTCAGAACCAGATCGGGTTTGAGGGCGACAATCTCCTCGATGTTATAGACGCCGCTAGCGTTGCTGATTTTCTCTTTGCTGGCAAGGCCAGCCGGGTAGTCGGTGTAGTAGTCAACGGCGATGACCTTCGCGTCCAGTCCCAGGGCGGCGACGATCTCGCTTTCGGCAGGGATGAGCGTGACGATCTTCTTGGGCGCGGTGCAGGAAAACGCGATGTCGTTCCCGAAGAAATCTTGAGCTTTGAGCGTTGGGCAGGATGTCTGCGGGCTGGATGCTGTGCTGCCACAGGCGGTCAGCAGGACAGTCAGCACAAACAGCAGGGTGATCATGGCGAAAAAGCGCCGTTGCATAGAAGCACCTCCATCTGGCTTCAAGCAGTGAGTGTGGCGCCAGCATATAAAAAACCCTCTCTTCCATCCAATTTGGAAAAGAGGATACTGGGCCAGACACGCTGGCCTGGCGCTTGCTCTTTCCTCTGGCGCGAAGGATGGCGAGCAGAGCCGCAGGGCAGGTCTCCTGGCTTCCGGCTCCTCGCGCGCTCTTCGTCGCCTTCCCACCATCTAGCTATGGCAGTGGCTTGCCCGCTGGGGTCTCCAGACGAGGCGGTTGACGAGGAAAGCTGGCCGGTTACAGTGGCGCGTCCGCATCGGCATTGCACCGATTTCCCTATTCTGCTCGTGACGAGCCACCCTGCGACACACTAGTATTCAGTTGGCATCCCATACTATACCCGATTTGGCAGGCGGTGTCAATGTGGCTGAAAAGCAAGCAGCAGGCAGTATACCTTCTTCCTACTCAGATTGCGCCGCTGTGAGCGGTAGTGTAAAATGAGGCGCGCCTACCCCGAAACCTGCGCTCAGCCCTGGCGGCTTTCCCGGCCACTCTCCGCTGCCGGTGGATGCAGCGTCCACAAAGCGTGGCCTGGAGCATTCGGGCGTATAAGCCAGAGAGAGCAAATTGGTTGGGGATTCCAGGGCAGCCGTCGCCAGGCGACGGCTGTGCCTGTGTATCTGTCACGAGAAGAGGAACCGCTATGAGTGAGTTAAAGGAGACGCTCTCAAAGTTTCTGACCATTCCTGGCGTGCGCCTGGCGGCGCTGGTGGGCCGCGATGGGCTGATGATTGAGGGGGTGGGCCATGATAGCCTGGAAAAGCTGGAGGCGCTGGGAGCGATGGGGTCTTCGGGGCTGGGGACGGCGGAGGCGCTTGGGCAGGAGATTGGCCGGGGCAGCGTGGTGGGTACGTTGATGGAGTACGAGGGTGGGCTGGTGAGTGTTGACCCGCTCGGCGATTTCGCCTTCATCGTGACGCTTTCCGATACCCCGAATAGCCTGGGCCATGTGCGCTATACTGTCAAGAAGACGCGAACGCTGCTGCTCGAAGCACTGGATGCCTCATAAGTTCAGCCGCGTTCTGAAAATGAACAGCGCACCCTGTCTCGCTGGTTGCCCTGACAGGATGCGCTGTTCGGTTTCTGGCGATGTCTGGTTTCCAAGGGGTGTCGGCGCCCGCTATTTCTGCGTCTTTGCGGGGATGACGAGCGAATCGCCTGGTTTGATGAGCGATGGATTGCTGATCCGGTTGAATCGAATCAGCGCATCTGCGCTTGTGCCGAAGCGTTGGGCAATGTCATAGAGCGTGTCGCCCTGCTGAACGACATAAAAGATAGGATATGCCAGCTTCGCCAGGTTCGCGCCCTTGTGATAGACGGTTGGAATGATAAGAACTCGCCCCACTTTGAGTTCATTGGGACTCTGCATGGTATTGACCAGAAGCAGCGACTGCTCGGTCACGTTGAAATATCCGGCAATCTTGGCAAGTGTGTCGCCAGCCTGCACGATATAGAGTCGCGGTTGTGGTATCGGTGTTGGGGTCGGCGTGAGTTGATGCGCTGAGAGTGTAGCAGTAGGAGTCGGGCCGCCAAAGAGTGTGGTACCCAGATCGAAAGACGTGAAGTTGGCGCGGCTGAAGCCTGAGTGGGCAAAAGCAAACGCTGCGCCTGCTGCCAGGATGACCAGGAATGTGGCGACCAGGTTTCTATAGGAGGCGCGCCGCAGCCGCTGCTGGCGCAGCGGAGGATGGCGTGTGGCGCGCAGCCGCTCCGCCCGACG from Ktedonobacterales bacterium harbors:
- a CDS encoding ABC transporter substrate-binding protein, which translates into the protein MQRRFFAMITLLFVLTVLLTACGSTASSPQTSCPTLKAQDFFGNDIAFSCTAPKKIVTLIPAESEIVAALGLDAKVIAVDYYTDYPAGLASKEKISNASGVYNIEEIVALKPDLVLSDSGITERSFSGHVDSKLVSLGLHVVDLPFTHTLSDVLHNISIVGALTLTQTKAQQVVANLQQRINAVKNKVAGQSQHPTVYLEEDYSTPGSPFTVGAGSKEDDLIQEAGGVNIFADNTTNGGYPQVSDEAVIKDNPQVIILGDGIAPQQVVTRTGWSVIDAVQHQRVYLIDVNLLSRPAPRLVDGFEALAKDLYPSLFS
- a CDS encoding roadblock/LC7 domain-containing protein; the protein is MSELKETLSKFLTIPGVRLAALVGRDGLMIEGVGHDSLEKLEALGAMGSSGLGTAEALGQEIGRGSVVGTLMEYEGGLVSVDPLGDFAFIVTLSDTPNSLGHVRYTVKKTRTLLLEALDAS
- a CDS encoding LysM peptidoglycan-binding domain-containing protein, whose amino-acid sequence is MMESATTNPFPFSPPPEGPLPTTINVFPSQHLDQLPVAALLAFVPRLRTTHRVLNGNVGAGVATGRTHYRLRLGAGQTLYISDNLLDLVRLIDGRRSIQALSDTLAEEQGRPVHPAEIVYLLRRQLVPGGLVELSLPLALPEPKSAKHAADSAETALVPHSAGVAVALSSNGTSVGAAFQPRRVTTRPLTAEDEAQWIPPGRRAERLRATRHPPLRQQRLRRASYRNLVATFLVILAAGAAFAFAHSGFSRANFTSFDLGTTLFGGPTPTATLSAHQLTPTPTPIPQPRLYIVQAGDTLAKIAGYFNVTEQSLLLVNTMQSPNELKVGRVLIIPTVYHKGANLAKLAYPIFYVVQQGDTLYDIAQRFGTSADALIRFNRISNPSLIKPGDSLVIPAKTQK